A region of Vigna radiata var. radiata cultivar VC1973A chromosome 10, Vradiata_ver6, whole genome shotgun sequence DNA encodes the following proteins:
- the LOC106776219 gene encoding uncharacterized protein LOC106776219 → MRGNIGIRIPNPSISNATRRTLVAFSTSSGFGDGGRGRGRGGSVPGSGPFKFNETAPGKPNSSEPKSDTTESPIPPGSGHGHGHGKPIRPPGLPSFSSILSSINQPQAGRGRATVPHYQNDLQSPAGRGRGIVPQPPNDLRSPAGRGRATVPQPPNDLGPPDSGPKMPILFKREDNASPTTREGFHIDVEHVNKLPAGRGGATVSQPLNDLGPPDSGPKKPILFKREENASPTTRDGFPIDVERVNKLPGGIIEVLSGLGRGKPMKQPDPEPQVREENRHLRPPPARGAAASDTLPERRAIPVRDDAVRNARKFLSQGEDDGSGSGRGRGFRERGGLGRGRGRGRGRGRGIGRGGFRGRDVDERLGRLRDAEDSYATGLYVGDDACGENLAKKFGPEIMNQLTEAFEEMTDRVLPSPLYDEYLDALDINYAIEFEPEYLVEFDNPDIDEKEPIPLRDALEKMKPFLMAYEGIQSQEEWEEIMEETMARVPLLKKIVDHYSGPDRVTAKKQQQELERVSKTLPESAPSSVKQFTNRAVVSLQSNPGWGFDKKCHFMDKLVWEVSQHYK, encoded by the exons ATGAGAGGCAACATTGGAATAAGGATCCCAAACCCCTCAATTTCAAATGCCACCAGAAGAACGCTAGTTGCATTTTCTACATCTTCAGGTTTTGGTGATGGCGGACGTGGTCGTGGTCGTGGAGGCTCCGTCCCTGGTTCAGGCCCGTTCAAGTTCAATGAAACAGCTCCTGGTAAGCCTAATTCCAGTGAGCCCAAATCTGACACGACAGAGTCACCCATTCCTCCTGGTTCTGGTCATGGCCATGGCCATGGCAAGCCAATCCGTCCGCCAGGCCTTCCTTCTTTCTCATCAATTTTATCTTCCATAAATCAGCCACAAGCTGGTCGAGGCCGGGCTACTGTGCCCCACTATCAAAATGATTTGCAATCACCTGCTGGCCGTGGCCGAGGTATTGTACCTCAACCTCCAAATGATTTGCGGTCACCTGCTGGTCGTGGCCGAGCTACTGTACCTCAACCTCCAAATGATTTGGGGCCACCAGATTCTGGACCGAAAATGCCCATTTTATTCAAAAGAGAGGACAATGCTTCTCCAACAACGAGAGAAGGTTTTCATATTGATGTTGAGCATGTTAACAAACTTCCAGCTGGTCGTGGCGGAGCTACTGTATCTCAACCTCTAAATGATTTGGGGCCACCAGATTCTGGACCCAAAAAGCCCATTTTATTCAAAAGAGAGGAAAATGCTTCTCCAACAACGAGAGATGGGTTTCCTATTGATGTTGAGCGTGTTAACAAACTTCCAGGCGGAATAATTGAGGTGTTGTCTGGACTTGGAAGGGGGAAGCCCATGAAACAGCCAGATCCGGAACCGCAAGTTAGAGAAGAGAATAGGCATCTTCGCCCTCCGCCAGCTCGTGGTGCAGCTGCCTCTGACACTTTGCCTGAGAGACGGGCAATACCAGTCCGGGATGATGCGGTGAGGAATGCACGGAAATTTTTGTCACAAGGTGAGGATGATGGAAGTGGCTcaggaagaggaagagggtTTAGAGAGAGAGGTGGGCTTGGCCGAGGCAGGGGCAGAGGAAGAGGCAGAGGTCGAGGCATAGGAAGAGGAGGGTTCAGAGGGAGGGATGTAGATGAAAGACTTGGTCGACTCAGGGATGCTGAAGATTCCTATGCTACAGGGCTATATGTCGGAgatgatgcatgtggtgagaaCTTAGCCAAAAAGTTTGGGCCAGAGATAATGAATCAGTTAACTGAAGCATTTGAGGAGATGACTGATAGAGTTTTGCCATCCCCATTATACGATGAGTATTTGGATGCATTAGACATCAATTATGCC ATTGAATTTGAGCCAGAATATTTGGTGGAATTTGATAATCCAGATATTGATGAGAAGGAACCAATTCCACTTCGGGATGCACTTGAGAAGATGAAACCATTCTTGATGGCATACGAGGGAATTCAAAGTCAGGAAGAGTGGGAG GAAATAATGGAAGAGACGATGGCTCGAGTTCCATTGTTGAAAAAGATTGTTGATCACTACAGTGGACCAGATAGGGTAACTGCAAAGAAGCAACAACAAGAATTAGAAAGAGTTTCTAAAACTCTTCCCGAAAGTGCGCCATCTTCAGTGAAACAATTTACTAACCGTGCTGTTGTCTCTCTTCAG AGCAACCCAGGCTGGGGATTTGACAAGAAATGCCATTTCATGGATAAGCTGGTTTGGGAAGTGTCTCAGCATTACAAGTAA